From Antricoccus suffuscus:
GGCAAATTCCGGCCGAAGGCAACCGCTCGCCCAGCTGCTGCGTCAGAGCGGGCGGGACGGCACGTCCCCTCGACAGTGATGCATGATTGAGGCGCACTCGATCCGGGAGGACACTTTTCTATGTCGAACGACGATCAGTCACAGTCTGATCGCGCCGCAGAGCCCGTCACACCAAGCGATGCCGCCGATGGTTCCACCGACTCCGGTGGTGCGAGCCCTGGACATCTCGGGACGCCGCGGGCCCAGGGTGGGGCAGTGAACTCAGACTCTCGATCGTCGCAGACCGTTTCCGCGCAGAGCCTGCCACCACTCGCGCAAGACTCTTCTTCCCCGCCCCAATCTTCGCAATCTTCACAGCCTTCCCAGTCCCAGGCGTCCCAGTCGCAGTCCTATCCGGCTACTCCGGGCGATCCGCAGCCGCGCTGGCAGTCCGGTCCGCCGCGGCCGTCCTCTCCGCAGCCGCTGCCGGCGCCCGCGCCACCCCAGTCGGCCCCGGGTCCGACGATCGACTTTGGGCGCCCCCAGGGTGTCGCGGGCAGTTTCGTGCAGCGCCCGCCGCAGCGACCGCGCGGCCACCGTCAAGCACCGCCACCACCCGCGGTTGCGCAAGCGTTCGGTCGCCCGCCTTCGGCAAGTGGATCGTTCGCTCCCGGAAACCGTCCAGCCCCGCGTCCATCGGCCCCGGTGCCGCCCGTGCCGCCGGCGTACCGGGCCGCCTTCGGCCGTCCGCAGGATGCCGCCGACTTGCAGCGCCCGCCTGGTGAGAAGCCCTATGGCCTACAGATCCGCGAGTCTCCCTGGTGGAAACCTGATGCGCCACGCGATCCCTGGCGCGACCCGCGGTCCGCTGCCAGCCTCACCGCGCCAACCAGCGAGTCCGCGGAGCCGGTCGACGAGGGCATCCTCGACACGGACAAGAAGCGCCGCCGGCGGATTCGGGTACGCGACCTGCCAATCCGGCTGGGCGTCGTACTCGGCATCTGTGCATTGATTCTCGGGTTGGCCGGAGGCGCCACAGGATTCTTCTTGGCAAAGAAGGCCGCCGAGTCCCCGTTGACCAAGGCCGAGCCGCAGTACCAGAAGGCCGCCGATGCGCCGCCACCGTCGGACATCGCAGGGGTCGCGGACAAGGTGCAGCCATCGGTCGTGTCGATCGACGTCATCGCCGGCAACACCGGTGCGACCGGCTCTGGAGTCGTCATCGAGGCAGATGGCTACATCCTCACCAACAACCACGTCGTTTCGATGGCCGCGACGAGCGATCAAGCCAAGATCAGCGTGCATTTCGTTGACGGCAGTATCAGTCCGGGAAAGATCGTGGGACGTGACCAGAAGTCCGACCTCGCGGTCATCAAGGTCGACAAGCCCGGATTGGTCCCGATCGAAATCGGTAAGTCCGCCAAGTTGCATGTCGGCGACGAGGTCGTCGCATTTGGGTCGCCGCTCGGTTTGGCCGGCACCGTCACCTCGGGCATTGTCTCGGCACTCAACCGGCCGATGCACCTGAGCGGTGAGGGAAGCGACTCTGATGCCTATATCCTCGCCGTACAGACCGACGCCGCGATCAACCACGGCAACTCCGGCGGCGCGCTGGTCGACGCCAACGGCTCGTTGATCGGCATCAACAGCGCGATCGCCAGTTCGGATGCGCAAGGCGGCAGCATCGGTCTCGGGTTCGCAATTCCGGTCGACTACGCAATTCAGGTAGCCGACAGCATCATCAAGACTGGGAAGGTCGAGCACGGCGACCTACAGCTTGCCGCGCAGTCCGTGACTGACGGCAGCCAGAACGGCGCGTTGATCGTTCGGGTCGACGCTGGCGGCGCGGCGGACAAGGCTGGGTTAAAGGCCAAGGACGTCATCGTCCAAGCGGGGGATACCAAGGTCACGGCCGTGGCGGACCTGATGGCCGTTGCCTATCTGCATAAGCCCGGCGATAAGCTGATGCTCAAGGTCATCTCGGGCGGCACCGCAAAAGACGTCGAAGTCACTCTTGGGTAATGACGCGCCGCTGATTTCGGGGGATACTGTTGCCGTGGGATTGTCTGCTGGCGACGGTAAGTAGCGAGGGAACATGTTCAGTTCGGTGGGTTGGGGTGAGATCCTCACGCTTTTGGTCGCTGCGCTGTTCATCTTCGGTCCGGATAAGTTGCCCGGCGCCGCCAAGCAGGCGAAGGACGCGCTTAAAGGCGTGCGCAAGCAGCTCACGGGAGCTCGCAAACAGATCCAGGACGAGTTTGCCGACGTCGCGCCCAACTTCGACCCGACGATGCTCAACCCGAAAGAGTTCATCCGCCGCAACCTGTTCGACGACGATGACGATGAACCGGTTACCAGCAACGTGATGCAAGATG
This genomic window contains:
- a CDS encoding twin-arginine translocase TatA/TatE family subunit; translation: MFSSVGWGEILTLLVAALFIFGPDKLPGAAKQAKDALKGVRKQLTGARKQIQDEFADVAPNFDPTMLNPKEFIRRNLFDDDDDEPVTSNVMQDATPTPARVPDAAHTPTAIQAVLPNKPVLYDEETT
- a CDS encoding S1C family serine protease, whose translation is MPPAYRAAFGRPQDAADLQRPPGEKPYGLQIRESPWWKPDAPRDPWRDPRSAASLTAPTSESAEPVDEGILDTDKKRRRRIRVRDLPIRLGVVLGICALILGLAGGATGFFLAKKAAESPLTKAEPQYQKAADAPPPSDIAGVADKVQPSVVSIDVIAGNTGATGSGVVIEADGYILTNNHVVSMAATSDQAKISVHFVDGSISPGKIVGRDQKSDLAVIKVDKPGLVPIEIGKSAKLHVGDEVVAFGSPLGLAGTVTSGIVSALNRPMHLSGEGSDSDAYILAVQTDAAINHGNSGGALVDANGSLIGINSAIASSDAQGGSIGLGFAIPVDYAIQVADSIIKTGKVEHGDLQLAAQSVTDGSQNGALIVRVDAGGAADKAGLKAKDVIVQAGDTKVTAVADLMAVAYLHKPGDKLMLKVISGGTAKDVEVTLG